In one Carassius auratus strain Wakin unplaced genomic scaffold, ASM336829v1 scaf_tig00008539, whole genome shotgun sequence genomic region, the following are encoded:
- the LOC113072082 gene encoding protein Wnt-2b-A-like, translating into MFGCGKVLGSPRILNISSAVPGDSGLRRIIRNSAGSSYGPRASSRLCCALLFLLLILTPRVDSSWWYIGALGARVICDNIPGLVNKQRQLCQKHPDIMQSIGGGAKEWIRECQHQFRHHRWNCSALDRDHTVFGRVIQRSSREAAFVYAISSAGVVFAITRACSQGELKTCNCDPHKRGRASDERGDFDWGGCSDNVNYGIKFAKAFVDAKEQTVKDARALMNLHNNRCGRMAVKRFMKLECKCHGVSGSCTLRTCWLAMSDFRKTGDYLRKKYNGAIEVTMNQDGTGFTVANKDFRKATKNDLVYFENSPDYCVMDKAAGSLGTAGRVCNKMSRGTDGCEVMCCGRGYDTTRIKRITKCECKFKWCCSVECKDCEEAVDIHTCKAPKLAEWLDQT; encoded by the exons ATGTTTGGCTGCGGTAAAGTTCTTGGGTCGCCTCGGATTCTCAACATATCTTCTGCTGTCCCCGGAGACTCAGGATTAAGACGTATAATCAGAAACAGCGCAGGCTCATCCTACGGTCCCCGTGCGTCGTCGCGGTTGTGTTGCGCGCTCCTGTTTCTCCTGCTCATCCTCACACCGCGCGTGGACTCGTCCTGGTG GTATATTGGAGCCCTTGGTGCCCGTGTTATCTGTGACAATATTCCCGGGCTGGTGAATAAACAGAGGCAGTTGTGTCAGAAGCATCCGGACATCATGCAGTCTATTGGGGGCGGGGCTAAAGAGTGGATTCGAGAGTGCCAGCATCAATTCCGTCATCACCGCTGGAACTGCAGCGCACTGGACAGAGACCATACCGTTTTTGGCAGAGTCATACAGCGCA GCAGTCGTGAGGCGGCGTTCGTATATGCAATCTCCTCAGCGGGAGTGGTTTTCGCCATTACCCGCGCCTGCAGTCAGGGGGAGCTAAAGACGTGTAACTGTGACCCCCACAAGCGCGGCCGGGCAAGTGATGAACGAGGAGACTTTGACTGGGGTGGCTGCAGTGATAACGTCAACTATGGGATAAAGTTCGCCAAAGCTTTCGTAGATGCAAAAGAGCAAACAGTGAAAGACGCACGAGCACTCATGAACCTTCATAACAACCGCTGTGGGAGAATG GCTGTAAAGCGCTTTATGAAGCTGGAGTGTAAATGTCATGGAGTCAGTGGGTCGTGCACTTTGAGAACCTGCTGGTTGGCAATGTCGGATTTCCGTAAAACGGGAGACTACCTTCGCAAGAAATACAATGGAGCAATCGAGGTCACCATGAACCAAGATGGGACAGGATTCACAGTAGCCAATAAAGACTTCAGGAAAGCCACAAAAAATGATCTGGTGTACTTCGAAAACTCACCTGATTACTGTGTCATGGACAAAGCTGCAG GTTCCTTGGGTACTGCTGGTCGAGTCTGTAACAAGATGTCCCGGGGGACCGACGGCTGCGAGGTCATGTGTTGTGGGCGGGGCTACGACACCACACGCATAAAACGCATCACGAAGTGCGAGTGTAAGTTTAAGTGGTGTTGCTCCGTCGAGTGCAAGGACTGCGAGGAGGCTGTCGACATTCACACCTGCAAAGCTCCTAAACTTGCCGAATGGCTGGACCAGACCTGA